In one window of Plasmodium cynomolgi strain B DNA, chromosome 13, whole genome shotgun sequence DNA:
- a CDS encoding hypothetical protein (putative) produces MASGLFNITRRNLAGNHIYLGKWHDYNQWKYIAPSNLLDIIKPVEKTKVISPLAAKDQDDMFTYLNGSYHGKIITMNDLNSGNSKTSKMRGSAFHGPERTDVFRLILFNRLKQKHPQRIVPDAEHLKDANKVEVSIVWFLWSFVLFYCTMCMYGSNYIIKNKSTSFPWMPQRTDGSKGEGPMFWYLE; encoded by the coding sequence ATGGCGTCGGGCCTTTTCAACATAACAAGAAGGAACCTAGCAGGAAATCACATTTACTTAGGAAAATGGCATGACTACAACCAATGGAAATATATCGCACCATCGAATTTGCTAGATATTATAAAACCAGTGGAAAAAACCAAAGTGATCAGTCCACTTGCCGCTAAAGATCAAGATGATATGTTTACATACCTAAATGGTTCCTATcatggaaaaataataacaatgaATGATTTAAACTCGGGTAATTCAAAAACGAGTAAGATGAGAGGAAGTGCCTTTCACGGCCCTGAACGAACGGATGTCTTTCgattaattttgtttaacaggttaaaacaaaaacacCCACAGAGAATCGTTCCAGACGCGGAACACCTCAAAGATGCAAACAAAGTGGAGGTATCAATTGTCTGGTTTTTATGGtcattcgttttattttattgcaccatgtgcatgtacggaagtaattacataataaagaACAAATCCACTTCGTTCCCTTGGATGCCCCAAAGGACAGATGGATCCAAGGGAGAAGGACCCATGTTCTGGTACCTCGAGTAG
- a CDS encoding hypothetical protein (putative) gives MENICYRCSLSGESLSDHAYLFFDGYFLNDFNHATPDVKENQKSNIFLDNDKKWFSKYIADQGKNTKEGDLQNVYKKVYTNLYLCKMCNGLHNIDLILFYNKNSCFHHEVLKENFPISAEEEKNMNSVFNSIKNLLHLLNNIDIVFFFLYLHKTNQIFCETENVTHDTFHRNCERIKKYILIPPKRRNNNISSKQIQKTFAYFLIYFYLTFYHKICDSVSLSEHQTVKNSQSSETSHKSNSRKYHLYNKKRKITNECGGDKETAVLHNDEADDNDDFAKNEKETEEVEKKTNSTSASDEGKNRELDSSPPLPTIDVYISLNNLCICGYYNKYNKEMSQTKWFINNESQSALSVEECIYHIFKKTFRSTNEVFMASGREDKDVRMMNIGRPFVFVLKETKFSFLNFYLFFNKLKRMELTDTASGNSLEIKTIDQINLFLQKENCADDNSVRDLVSILNEDNSPPQRINDSYALINKKETISLYDLDSHKVLAEQAKGKTVEEQKIHSLNLSCNYNKELEVLLTGESIGANELVIFDPIGKKDPIYPNDAKENSQNGNCDHLNGYVPTNKEANLDILKKNITQNANRNYNINNLVDVKFSNVAFSTNYALIKKIMKYGEERKKAYKCIIYHSSPMTKEKIQKINQDVLSYDKNDMCVISVIQKTPIRVLHRRSLLKRERKIFEFNLVFVHEHFSLLYLLAQSGMYIKEFVNGDRGRTFPNLKHFFGQDTFVNILNLDVSSFTYDLNVQ, from the exons atggaaaatatttgctATCGGTGTTCATTATCTGGAGAATCGCTAAGCGACCATGCGTACCTATTTTTCGAcggatattttttaaacgaTTTTAACCATGCCACACCAGACGTGAAAGAAAACCAAAAGAGTAACATCTTTTTAgacaatgataaaaaatggttttcaaaatatatagcGGATCAGGGTAAAAACACGAAAGAAGGAGACCTGCAAAATGTGTATAAGAAGGTGTACACGAATTTATACCTATGCAAAATGTGCAACGGGCTACACAATATCGATTTGAtacttttttacaataaaaatagttGTTTCCATCATGAAGtgttaaaggaaaatttccCTATCAGCgcagaagaggaaaaaaatatgaacagtgTATTtaatagtataaaaaatttacttcaCCTTCTGAACAATATTGacatagttttttttttcctctacttACACAAAACgaatcaaattttttgcgAAACGGAAAATGTTACCCATGACACATTTCACCGCAATTGTGAACgtataaaaaagtacattttaATACCTcccaaaagaagaaacaataATATTTCGAGTAAACAAATCCAGAAGAcgtttgcatattttttgatttatttttacctaaCATTTTACCATAAAATATGTGATAGTGTGTCCCTAA GTGAACACCAAACGGTAAAAAACAGTCAGTCATCTGAAACATCGCATAAAAGTAACAGTCGAAAATATCACctttacaataaaaaaaggaaaataacaaatgAATGCGGTGGGGATAAAGAAACTGCAGTATTGCACAATGACGAGGCTGACGATAATGACGATTTTgccaaaaatgagaaagaaaCTGAagaggtagaaaaaaaaacgaattccACAAGTGCGTCTgatgaagggaaaaataggGAATTAGACTCTTCCCCTCCACTTCCAACCATCGACGTATACATATCGCTTAACAACTTATGCATATGTGGCTACTACAATAAGTATAACAAAGAAATGTCACAAACCAAGTGGTTCATAAATAATGAGTCCCAAAGTGCACTGTCAGTGGAAGAATGcatttatcacatttttaaaaaaacattccgATCGACTAATGAGGTGTTTATGGCGTCCGGAAGGGAAGACAAAGATGTGCGAATGATGAACATAGGAAGACCCTTCGTCTTTGTTCTGAAAGAAACTAAATTCTCCTTCCTAAAtttttacctcttttttaataagTTAAAAAGAATGGAATTAACTGACACTGCTAGTGGTAACTCCCTCGAAATTAAAACAATAGATCAAATAAATCTCTTTCttcaaaaagaaaactgTGCAGATGACAATTCTGTAAGAGACCTCGTATCCATATTGAACGAGGATAATTCCCCCCCGCAAAGAATTAACGACAGCTATGCACtgataaacaaaaaagaaaccatTTCGTTGTACGATTTAGACTCCCATAAAGTTCTTGCAGAACAAGCAAAGGGTAAAACTGTGGAGGAACAGAAGATACACAGTTTGAACCTTTCGTGTAACTACAATAAAGAGCTGGAAGTGCTGCTAACGGGTGAATCCATCGGGGCGAACGAACTGGTTATTTTTGACCcaattgggaaaaaagatCCTATTTACCCAAATGATGCTAAGGAAAACTCCCAAAACGGCAATTGTGACCATCTTAACGGATATGTGCCCACAAACAAGGAGGCCAATTTGgatatcttaaaaaaaaacatcacacAGAATGCCAATCGAAACTATAATATCAACAACCTTGTGGACGTAAAATTCAGCAACGTTGCTTTTAGCACAAATTATGccttgataaaaaaaattatgaagtatggcgaagagagaaaaaaggccTATAAATGCATTATATACCACTCCTCCCCAATgactaaagaaaaaatacaaaaaataaatcaagaCGTTTTAAGTTATGATAAAAACGACATGTGTGTAATTAGCGTGATACAAAAAACTCCAATAAGGGTACTCCATAGAAGGAGTCTACTAAAacgggaaaggaaaatttttgaattcaATCTCGTTTTTGTTCATgagcatttttctttattatatttattggCGCAGTCAGGGATGTATATAAAAGAGTTCGTTAATGGAGACAGAGGAAGAACTTTTCCAAACTTGAAACACTTCTTTGGGCAGGACACGTtcgttaatatattaaactTAGATGTATCAAGTTTTACGTACGATTTAAATGTCCAGTAG